A genomic window from Ciona intestinalis chromosome 8, KH, whole genome shotgun sequence includes:
- the LOC100183311 gene encoding thyroid peroxidase: MIKVNITLICLVLIKSTLANDGFSYDIDQSELESLVRPALREAFQQVGRAIHRTDKNWKNEDVWKTPLRLFQYFKQPPCQETADMAKAGDIYHYTFDILQNKLKNRFSRSKRRVNATDILSTATVAELAKFSGCRVNSMSPKCPNTCLATLYRSHNGDCNHATNTYWGAANNPFVRWLPAKYENGFSTAIGWESDRLYNGHRLPLVREVSNDAMNTSNNQVTGDSSYSHMLVVWGQYIDHDIDFTPQSLSTSTFQGLTNCANTCENKSPCYPIQVPANDQRIKTAKCLPFFRSAAVCGTGDTSALFHKLRPREQINAVTSFVDASTVYGSSDALSNVLRNLSTDEGLMRVNALYSDGSRAYLPFDPSKGCVQDPRDLSGNKINCFHAGDGRVSEHLTLSAIHTLWIREHNRIARALKVINPHWNGEILYQETRKIIGAYHQVVNWKEYVPKIIGPTGMAMMGSYTGYKTNENPSISNVFATAAFRFGHATISPMFRRLDESYNNHPTYPTILLHQAFFSPWRMIREGGIDPIMRGLIGKAAKLIVPSEMMHEELREKLFLLQNQVALDLASLNLQRGRDHGLPLYNDWREECGMSRADNFSQVAMEITDALLRSKLERLYKHPGNIDVWLAGLAEELLPGSRGGKLFTCMLSRQFKFLRNGDRFYYENTGVFTPQQVAALNRLSFARVICDTTGLTEVRRDVFFLSTYPTGFVSCNSIPSLDLMAWKEDTTVGSCGNVPSIPNGSWKRCGQTGVSYTCSPGYVVQGTPDVTCGASGFSQLPSCLDVNECLIKNGGCQDVCTNHQGSFTCSCAMGKQLANDGQTCVTVQQTTIADPMTSTVTPAPQINIPAIVVGVVLGVAVLCFFALVCYLIYQNTKMSTTNKHLISSKKYELDKSAFDNPSRDMDSRT; the protein is encoded by the exons atgataaaagtaaacattacgTTGATATGCCTTGTACTAATTAAGTCAACGTTGGCCAATGATGGATTTTCATACGACATCG atcaATCGGAGTTGGAAAGTTTGGTTCGGCCAGCGTTACGTGAAGCTTTTCAACAAGTAGGAAGGGCAATACACCGCACAGATAAGAACTGGAAAAacgaa GATGTTTGGAAAACGCCTCTCCGTCTTTTTCAATACTTTAAACAACCGCCATGCCAAGAGACCGCTGATATGGCAAAGGCAGGAGACATATATCATTACACATTTgatattttgcaaaataaattaaaaaaccgtTTCTCGAG ATCGAAGCGAAGAGTAAACGCCACTGACATTCTTTCCACGGCAACAGTGGCGGAACTGGCTAAGTTTTCCGGTTGTAGGGTTAATTCGATGTCACCAAAATGCCCCAACACATGTCTAGCCACACTTTATCG GTCGCATAACGGCGATTGCAATCACGCCACTAACACATACTGGGGAGCTGCAAACAACCCATTCGTGAGATGGTTACCTGCAAAATACGAGAACGGGTTCAGTACAGCTATTGGTTGGGAGTCAGATCGGTTGTACAATGGACACCGTCTACCCTTGGTTCGCGAAGTCTCCAATGACGCAATGAACACATCCAATAACCAAGTGACTG GCGACTCGTCGTATTCTCATATGCTGGTGGTTTGGGGTCAATACATCGACCACGACATCGATTTCACCCCACAAAGTTTGAGTACTTCTACCTTTCAGGGATTGACAAATTGCGCGAATACGTGTGAGAACAAATCACCGTGTTATCCTATCCAG GTTCCAGCGAATGATCAACGAATCAAAACAGCGAAGTGTTTGCCGTTTTTTCGTTCTGCGGCGGTTTGTGGGACAGGTGATACTTCTGCACTTTTTCATAAACTGAGACCAAGGGAACAAATCAATGCTGTGACTTCATTCGTAGACGCCAGTACG gtttatggtagcagcgatgccCTTAGCAATGTGCTACGAAACTTATCTACAGACGAAGGCCTCATGCGGGTCAATGCATTATACTCAGACG GATCTCGTGCATATCTCCCATTTGACCCAAGCAAGGGGTGCGTTCAAGACCCGCGTGACCTTAGTGggaacaaaataaattgcttCCACGCAGGAGACGGGAG AGTGAGCGAACATCTTACTCTGTCTGCTATCCATACATTGTGGATACGGGAGCACAATCGAATTGCACGAGCATTAAAAGTCATTAACCCCCACTGGAACGGTGAAATATTATACCAGGAAACTCGGAAAATAATCGGGGCTTACCACCAAGTCGTGAATTGGAA AGAATATGTGCCGAAGATTATTGGCCCAACAGGCATGGCTATGATGGGGAGTTATACTGGTTACAAAACGAACGAAAATCCGAGCATATCAAACGTATTCGCCACCGCTGCTTTTCGCTTCGGGCATGCCACCATTTCACCCATGTTTAGAAGGTTGGACGAGTCATACAACAACCATCCAACTTACCCGACTATATTACTGCATCAGGCATTTTTCTCTCCATGGAGAATGATACGGGAGGGTGGCATTGATCCAATAATGCGAG GTTTGATCGGTAAAGCCGCAAAACTTATTGTTCCCTCCGAAATGATGCACGAAGAGTTAAGAGAAAAGCTCTTTCTACTTCAAAACCAG GTAGCTTTGGATCTCGCATCTCTTAACCTGCAGCGTGGGCGCGACCATGGGTTACCACTTTATAATGACTGGCGAGAAGAGTGCGGGATGTCTAGAGCTGACAATTTTTCCCAAGTTGCTATGGAAATAACAGACGCTTTGCTGAGAAGCAAACTCGAACGCTTATACAAGCACCCTGG TAACATTGATGTCTGGTTGGCTGGATTAGCGGAAGAATTACTCCCAGGATCACGAGGAGGGAAGCTCTTCACTTGCATGCTTAGTCGCCAGTTTAAATTTCTAAGAAACGGTGATCGATTTTATTACGAGAATACTGGTGTCTTTACACCCCAACAG GTGGCTGCACTTAATCGTTTGTCATTCGCCCGAGTAATTTGCGACACAACGGGTCTAACTGAAGTTCGTAGAGACGTGTTTTTCCTATCAACTTACCCTACAGGTTTCGTAAGCTGTAATTCGATTCCGTCACTCGATCTTATGGCTTGGAAAGAAGACACAACAG TGGGCAGCTGCGGAAATGTCCCAAGTATTCCAAACGGGTCGTGGAAACGCTGTGGACAAACTGGAGTAAGCTATACATGCAGTCCTGGTTATGTGGTTCAAGGAACACCCGATGTGACTTGTGGAGCAAGCGGCTTCTCACAACTTCCTAGCTGTTTAG ACGTAAACGAATGTCTAATCAAAAACGGAGGGTGCCAGGATGTCTGCACAAACCACCAGGGTAGTTTTACTTGCAGCTGTGCGATGGGTAAACAGCTAGCCAATGATGGTCAAACCTGCGTCACAGTTCAACAAACTACAATAGCCGACCCAATGACGTCAACT gtcACACCCGCACCCCAGATAAACATCCCCGCTATCGTTGTTGGCGTTGTACTTGGAGTTGCAGTGCTGTGTTTCTTTGCACTTGTGTGCTACTTGATATATCAAAACAC AAAAATGTCTACAACGAATAAACATCTCATTTCGAGTAAAAAATATGAGCTCGACAAGTCTGCGTTTGACAATCCTTCTCGAGATATGGATTCAAGAACCTAG
- the ppar gene encoding nuclear receptor isoform X1 yields MVRMREHTMKSTDLNILCKVCGDKASGFHYGVHACEGCKGFFRRTIRLKIEYETCVQSCKVDLKSRNKCQFCRFKKCVGLGMSRDAIRFGRMPRHEKQQIIQEIEKKSNKTGSTSGNVLGYQKLITEISESFLQHISLTQERVNACWESRKALGDKAKTLHTFHDIPACFPNLSTYYAQFKSFTTQDDGKPMAPEMTLSDHLKSFLNSTNRNKSNVSNNGQSKPVMEPAPDIQSSELTSSSPTDQLNSRPSTSSTPSLSSQQHSFELKGILDFISMPPNSSSQRDPFHGTMQNSTANGSLNKPSKCDDKLEKEPRLKETPTNASTAFQTMKNLSNIKTFQSMYETICSPSGESFKLLLEQNPGFLEGMDPTKLVSPCDEMLTPDLKARLLFASQVFKKNIGKDKPTIYKNVIGSKIVQILYSDFQARVVNGICELTEFAKRLPNFHDISLQDQVILLKYGSYETMFVLFSRLIYGEGMILPKSNIYVTFNFVYQLGVAGDIMKSKFLFAKKMLALELTDDEMALFVAMIILCPDRPEINDRKLVERIQEKVLFALEYQLSISHPHKPRLFAHLLLKMAELRELVSKHVVMVQKLADAKDFVPPLLCEIMQDMK; encoded by the exons ATGGTGCGGATGCGAGAGCATACaa TGAAGTCAACGGATTTGAATATACTATGCAAAGTTTGTGGAGATAAAGCGTCTGGATTTCACTATGGTGTCCATGCATGTGAAGGGTGCAAg GGATTTTTTCGACGGACCATTCGACTCAAAATTGAATACGAAACTTGTGTGCAGTCATGCAAAGTCGATCTTAAAAGTCGGAACAAATGTCAATTCTGTCGATTTAAGAAATGTGTTGGACTTGGAATGTCGCGTGATG CAATTAGATTTGGCCGAATGCCCAGACATGAGAAGCAACAAATTATTcaagaaatagaaaaaaaatctaacAAGACTGGCTCCACCTCGGGAAATGTACTTGGCTATCAAAAGCTAATCACAGAAATATCGGAATCGTTTTTGCAACATATTTCACTCACGCAAGAGCGAGTAAATGCATGTTGGGAGTCGAGAAAAGCACTTggagataaa GCAAAAACATTACACACATTTCATGACATTCCTGCGTGTTTCCCGAATTTGTCGACATATTATGCCCAGTTTAAATCATTTACCACGCAAGATGACGGGAAACCCA TGGCTCCTGAAATGACTCTAAGTGACCATTTGAAAAGCTTCTTAAATTCCACCAACCgaaataaatcaaatgtttCTAACAATGGCCAAAGCAAACCGGTTATGGAACCAGCACCAGACATCCAATCATCTGAACTTACCAGTTCAAGTCCCACTGATCAGTTAAATTCAAGACCAAGCACTTCTTCAACCCCCAGCCTAAGCTCACAGCAACATAGTTTTGAACTAAAAGGAATTTTGGATTTTATCTCCATGCCTCCAAATAGTAGTTCACAGCGAGATCCTTTCCACGGTACAATGCAAAATTCAACAGCCAATGGGTCTTTAAACAAGCCAAGCAAATGCGACGACAAATTGGAAAAGGAACCCAGATTAAAAGAAACTCCAACTAATGCATCAACTGCCTTTCAAACTATGAAGAATTTAAGCAACATCAAAACTTTTCAATCtatgtatgaaacaatatGTTCCCCCTCTGGTGAGTCGTTCAAATTATTACTTGAACAAAATCCTGGGTTTTTGGAAGGCATGGACCCGACCAAACTGGTTTCTCCATGTGATGAAATGCTCACTCCTGATCTTAAAGCGAGACTCCTGTTTGCAtcacaagtttttaaaaaaaatattggaaaagaTAAGCCAACGATCTATAAAAAT GTTATTGGAAGCAAAATAGTGCAGATTCTTTACAGTGATTTTCAAGCAAGGGTTGTCAATGGAATATGCGAGCTTACTGAGTTTGCCAAGCGCCTTCCAAATTTCCATGATATATCTCTTCAAGATCAG GTAATTCTATTAAAGTATGGAAGCTATGAGACCATGTTTGTACTCTTCAGTCGATTAATTTATGGAGAAGGCATGATTTTACCCAAGTCCAACATATACGTCACATTCAACTTTGTGTATCAA CTTGGTGTTGCTGGAGACATAATGAAATCGAAATTCTTATTTGCCAAGAAGATGTTGGCACTAGAACTAACAGACGATGAAATGGCTCTCTTTGTTGCTATGATTATTCTCTGTCCAG ATCGACCCGAAATCAACGACCGCAAATTGGTAGAGCGAATACaggaaaaagttttatttgcatTGGAATATCAGCTCTCTATATCTCACCCTCACAAACCAAG GTTGTTCGCCCACTTACTTTTAAAGATGGCGGAACTCCGGGAGCTGGTATCGAAGCATGTTGTCATGGTGCAGAAATTGGCGGACGCTAAGGATTTCGTCCCACCTCTGCTTTGTGAGATCATGCAGGACATGAAATAA
- the ppar gene encoding nuclear receptor produces the protein MSEEKCDKVDADVSPDCVKTECPKVLAPLRKKRPSTKLLVKSTDLNILCKVCGDKASGFHYGVHACEGCKGFFRRTIRLKIEYETCVQSCKVDLKSRNKCQFCRFKKCVGLGMSRDAIRFGRMPRHEKQQIIQEIEKKSNKTGSTSGNVLGYQKLITEISESFLQHISLTQERVNACWESRKALGDKAKTLHTFHDIPACFPNLSTYYAQFKSFTTQDDGKPMAPEMTLSDHLKSFLNSTNRNKSNVSNNGQSKPVMEPAPDIQSSELTSSSPTDQLNSRPSTSSTPSLSSQQHSFELKGILDFISMPPNSSSQRDPFHGTMQNSTANGSLNKPSKCDDKLEKEPRLKETPTNASTAFQTMKNLSNIKTFQSMYETICSPSGESFKLLLEQNPGFLEGMDPTKLVSPCDEMLTPDLKARLLFASQVFKKNIGKDKPTIYKNVIGSKIVQILYSDFQARVVNGICELTEFAKRLPNFHDISLQDQVILLKYGSYETMFVLFSRLIYGEGMILPKSNIYVTFNFVYQLGVAGDIMKSKFLFAKKMLALELTDDEMALFVAMIILCPDRPEINDRKLVERIQEKVLFALEYQLSISHPHKPRLFAHLLLKMAELRELVSKHVVMVQKLADAKDFVPPLLCEIMQDMK, from the exons atgagTGAGGAAAAATGTGATAAGGTTGACGCCGATGTTTCTCCCGATTGTGTTAAAACCGAATGCCCCAAAGTGCTTGCACCATTACGAAAAAAGCGACCTTCTACAAAGCTATTGG TGAAGTCAACGGATTTGAATATACTATGCAAAGTTTGTGGAGATAAAGCGTCTGGATTTCACTATGGTGTCCATGCATGTGAAGGGTGCAAg GGATTTTTTCGACGGACCATTCGACTCAAAATTGAATACGAAACTTGTGTGCAGTCATGCAAAGTCGATCTTAAAAGTCGGAACAAATGTCAATTCTGTCGATTTAAGAAATGTGTTGGACTTGGAATGTCGCGTGATG CAATTAGATTTGGCCGAATGCCCAGACATGAGAAGCAACAAATTATTcaagaaatagaaaaaaaatctaacAAGACTGGCTCCACCTCGGGAAATGTACTTGGCTATCAAAAGCTAATCACAGAAATATCGGAATCGTTTTTGCAACATATTTCACTCACGCAAGAGCGAGTAAATGCATGTTGGGAGTCGAGAAAAGCACTTggagataaa GCAAAAACATTACACACATTTCATGACATTCCTGCGTGTTTCCCGAATTTGTCGACATATTATGCCCAGTTTAAATCATTTACCACGCAAGATGACGGGAAACCCA TGGCTCCTGAAATGACTCTAAGTGACCATTTGAAAAGCTTCTTAAATTCCACCAACCgaaataaatcaaatgtttCTAACAATGGCCAAAGCAAACCGGTTATGGAACCAGCACCAGACATCCAATCATCTGAACTTACCAGTTCAAGTCCCACTGATCAGTTAAATTCAAGACCAAGCACTTCTTCAACCCCCAGCCTAAGCTCACAGCAACATAGTTTTGAACTAAAAGGAATTTTGGATTTTATCTCCATGCCTCCAAATAGTAGTTCACAGCGAGATCCTTTCCACGGTACAATGCAAAATTCAACAGCCAATGGGTCTTTAAACAAGCCAAGCAAATGCGACGACAAATTGGAAAAGGAACCCAGATTAAAAGAAACTCCAACTAATGCATCAACTGCCTTTCAAACTATGAAGAATTTAAGCAACATCAAAACTTTTCAATCtatgtatgaaacaatatGTTCCCCCTCTGGTGAGTCGTTCAAATTATTACTTGAACAAAATCCTGGGTTTTTGGAAGGCATGGACCCGACCAAACTGGTTTCTCCATGTGATGAAATGCTCACTCCTGATCTTAAAGCGAGACTCCTGTTTGCAtcacaagtttttaaaaaaaatattggaaaagaTAAGCCAACGATCTATAAAAAT GTTATTGGAAGCAAAATAGTGCAGATTCTTTACAGTGATTTTCAAGCAAGGGTTGTCAATGGAATATGCGAGCTTACTGAGTTTGCCAAGCGCCTTCCAAATTTCCATGATATATCTCTTCAAGATCAG GTAATTCTATTAAAGTATGGAAGCTATGAGACCATGTTTGTACTCTTCAGTCGATTAATTTATGGAGAAGGCATGATTTTACCCAAGTCCAACATATACGTCACATTCAACTTTGTGTATCAA CTTGGTGTTGCTGGAGACATAATGAAATCGAAATTCTTATTTGCCAAGAAGATGTTGGCACTAGAACTAACAGACGATGAAATGGCTCTCTTTGTTGCTATGATTATTCTCTGTCCAG ATCGACCCGAAATCAACGACCGCAAATTGGTAGAGCGAATACaggaaaaagttttatttgcatTGGAATATCAGCTCTCTATATCTCACCCTCACAAACCAAG GTTGTTCGCCCACTTACTTTTAAAGATGGCGGAACTCCGGGAGCTGGTATCGAAGCATGTTGTCATGGTGCAGAAATTGGCGGACGCTAAGGATTTCGTCCCACCTCTGCTTTGTGAGATCATGCAGGACATGAAATAA
- the ppar gene encoding nuclear receptor isoform X2 produces MRNKCLLGFFRRTIRLKIEYETCVQSCKVDLKSRNKCQFCRFKKCVGLGMSRDAIRFGRMPRHEKQQIIQEIEKKSNKTGSTSGNVLGYQKLITEISESFLQHISLTQERVNACWESRKALGDKAKTLHTFHDIPACFPNLSTYYAQFKSFTTQDDGKPMAPEMTLSDHLKSFLNSTNRNKSNVSNNGQSKPVMEPAPDIQSSELTSSSPTDQLNSRPSTSSTPSLSSQQHSFELKGILDFISMPPNSSSQRDPFHGTMQNSTANGSLNKPSKCDDKLEKEPRLKETPTNASTAFQTMKNLSNIKTFQSMYETICSPSGESFKLLLEQNPGFLEGMDPTKLVSPCDEMLTPDLKARLLFASQVFKKNIGKDKPTIYKNVIGSKIVQILYSDFQARVVNGICELTEFAKRLPNFHDISLQDQVILLKYGSYETMFVLFSRLIYGEGMILPKSNIYVTFNFVYQLGVAGDIMKSKFLFAKKMLALELTDDEMALFVAMIILCPDRPEINDRKLVERIQEKVLFALEYQLSISHPHKPRLFAHLLLKMAELRELVSKHVVMVQKLADAKDFVPPLLCEIMQDMK; encoded by the exons ATGAGAAACAAATGCTTACTG GGATTTTTTCGACGGACCATTCGACTCAAAATTGAATACGAAACTTGTGTGCAGTCATGCAAAGTCGATCTTAAAAGTCGGAACAAATGTCAATTCTGTCGATTTAAGAAATGTGTTGGACTTGGAATGTCGCGTGATG CAATTAGATTTGGCCGAATGCCCAGACATGAGAAGCAACAAATTATTcaagaaatagaaaaaaaatctaacAAGACTGGCTCCACCTCGGGAAATGTACTTGGCTATCAAAAGCTAATCACAGAAATATCGGAATCGTTTTTGCAACATATTTCACTCACGCAAGAGCGAGTAAATGCATGTTGGGAGTCGAGAAAAGCACTTggagataaa GCAAAAACATTACACACATTTCATGACATTCCTGCGTGTTTCCCGAATTTGTCGACATATTATGCCCAGTTTAAATCATTTACCACGCAAGATGACGGGAAACCCA TGGCTCCTGAAATGACTCTAAGTGACCATTTGAAAAGCTTCTTAAATTCCACCAACCgaaataaatcaaatgtttCTAACAATGGCCAAAGCAAACCGGTTATGGAACCAGCACCAGACATCCAATCATCTGAACTTACCAGTTCAAGTCCCACTGATCAGTTAAATTCAAGACCAAGCACTTCTTCAACCCCCAGCCTAAGCTCACAGCAACATAGTTTTGAACTAAAAGGAATTTTGGATTTTATCTCCATGCCTCCAAATAGTAGTTCACAGCGAGATCCTTTCCACGGTACAATGCAAAATTCAACAGCCAATGGGTCTTTAAACAAGCCAAGCAAATGCGACGACAAATTGGAAAAGGAACCCAGATTAAAAGAAACTCCAACTAATGCATCAACTGCCTTTCAAACTATGAAGAATTTAAGCAACATCAAAACTTTTCAATCtatgtatgaaacaatatGTTCCCCCTCTGGTGAGTCGTTCAAATTATTACTTGAACAAAATCCTGGGTTTTTGGAAGGCATGGACCCGACCAAACTGGTTTCTCCATGTGATGAAATGCTCACTCCTGATCTTAAAGCGAGACTCCTGTTTGCAtcacaagtttttaaaaaaaatattggaaaagaTAAGCCAACGATCTATAAAAAT GTTATTGGAAGCAAAATAGTGCAGATTCTTTACAGTGATTTTCAAGCAAGGGTTGTCAATGGAATATGCGAGCTTACTGAGTTTGCCAAGCGCCTTCCAAATTTCCATGATATATCTCTTCAAGATCAG GTAATTCTATTAAAGTATGGAAGCTATGAGACCATGTTTGTACTCTTCAGTCGATTAATTTATGGAGAAGGCATGATTTTACCCAAGTCCAACATATACGTCACATTCAACTTTGTGTATCAA CTTGGTGTTGCTGGAGACATAATGAAATCGAAATTCTTATTTGCCAAGAAGATGTTGGCACTAGAACTAACAGACGATGAAATGGCTCTCTTTGTTGCTATGATTATTCTCTGTCCAG ATCGACCCGAAATCAACGACCGCAAATTGGTAGAGCGAATACaggaaaaagttttatttgcatTGGAATATCAGCTCTCTATATCTCACCCTCACAAACCAAG GTTGTTCGCCCACTTACTTTTAAAGATGGCGGAACTCCGGGAGCTGGTATCGAAGCATGTTGTCATGGTGCAGAAATTGGCGGACGCTAAGGATTTCGTCCCACCTCTGCTTTGTGAGATCATGCAGGACATGAAATAA
- the ppar gene encoding nuclear receptor isoform X3 — MSRDAIRFGRMPRHEKQQIIQEIEKKSNKTGSTSGNVLGYQKLITEISESFLQHISLTQERVNACWESRKALGDKAKTLHTFHDIPACFPNLSTYYAQFKSFTTQDDGKPMAPEMTLSDHLKSFLNSTNRNKSNVSNNGQSKPVMEPAPDIQSSELTSSSPTDQLNSRPSTSSTPSLSSQQHSFELKGILDFISMPPNSSSQRDPFHGTMQNSTANGSLNKPSKCDDKLEKEPRLKETPTNASTAFQTMKNLSNIKTFQSMYETICSPSGESFKLLLEQNPGFLEGMDPTKLVSPCDEMLTPDLKARLLFASQVFKKNIGKDKPTIYKNVIGSKIVQILYSDFQARVVNGICELTEFAKRLPNFHDISLQDQVILLKYGSYETMFVLFSRLIYGEGMILPKSNIYVTFNFVYQLGVAGDIMKSKFLFAKKMLALELTDDEMALFVAMIILCPDRPEINDRKLVERIQEKVLFALEYQLSISHPHKPRLFAHLLLKMAELRELVSKHVVMVQKLADAKDFVPPLLCEIMQDMK, encoded by the exons ATGTCGCGTGATG CAATTAGATTTGGCCGAATGCCCAGACATGAGAAGCAACAAATTATTcaagaaatagaaaaaaaatctaacAAGACTGGCTCCACCTCGGGAAATGTACTTGGCTATCAAAAGCTAATCACAGAAATATCGGAATCGTTTTTGCAACATATTTCACTCACGCAAGAGCGAGTAAATGCATGTTGGGAGTCGAGAAAAGCACTTggagataaa GCAAAAACATTACACACATTTCATGACATTCCTGCGTGTTTCCCGAATTTGTCGACATATTATGCCCAGTTTAAATCATTTACCACGCAAGATGACGGGAAACCCA TGGCTCCTGAAATGACTCTAAGTGACCATTTGAAAAGCTTCTTAAATTCCACCAACCgaaataaatcaaatgtttCTAACAATGGCCAAAGCAAACCGGTTATGGAACCAGCACCAGACATCCAATCATCTGAACTTACCAGTTCAAGTCCCACTGATCAGTTAAATTCAAGACCAAGCACTTCTTCAACCCCCAGCCTAAGCTCACAGCAACATAGTTTTGAACTAAAAGGAATTTTGGATTTTATCTCCATGCCTCCAAATAGTAGTTCACAGCGAGATCCTTTCCACGGTACAATGCAAAATTCAACAGCCAATGGGTCTTTAAACAAGCCAAGCAAATGCGACGACAAATTGGAAAAGGAACCCAGATTAAAAGAAACTCCAACTAATGCATCAACTGCCTTTCAAACTATGAAGAATTTAAGCAACATCAAAACTTTTCAATCtatgtatgaaacaatatGTTCCCCCTCTGGTGAGTCGTTCAAATTATTACTTGAACAAAATCCTGGGTTTTTGGAAGGCATGGACCCGACCAAACTGGTTTCTCCATGTGATGAAATGCTCACTCCTGATCTTAAAGCGAGACTCCTGTTTGCAtcacaagtttttaaaaaaaatattggaaaagaTAAGCCAACGATCTATAAAAAT GTTATTGGAAGCAAAATAGTGCAGATTCTTTACAGTGATTTTCAAGCAAGGGTTGTCAATGGAATATGCGAGCTTACTGAGTTTGCCAAGCGCCTTCCAAATTTCCATGATATATCTCTTCAAGATCAG GTAATTCTATTAAAGTATGGAAGCTATGAGACCATGTTTGTACTCTTCAGTCGATTAATTTATGGAGAAGGCATGATTTTACCCAAGTCCAACATATACGTCACATTCAACTTTGTGTATCAA CTTGGTGTTGCTGGAGACATAATGAAATCGAAATTCTTATTTGCCAAGAAGATGTTGGCACTAGAACTAACAGACGATGAAATGGCTCTCTTTGTTGCTATGATTATTCTCTGTCCAG ATCGACCCGAAATCAACGACCGCAAATTGGTAGAGCGAATACaggaaaaagttttatttgcatTGGAATATCAGCTCTCTATATCTCACCCTCACAAACCAAG GTTGTTCGCCCACTTACTTTTAAAGATGGCGGAACTCCGGGAGCTGGTATCGAAGCATGTTGTCATGGTGCAGAAATTGGCGGACGCTAAGGATTTCGTCCCACCTCTGCTTTGTGAGATCATGCAGGACATGAAATAA